In the Pirellulales bacterium genome, one interval contains:
- a CDS encoding glycosyltransferase encodes MIYSTTVIISTYNQPQSLRKCLLGFLAQTVRNFQLVVADDGSGPETAMLLQKREFAGLGIQHIWQPDLGWRRPRVLNLALAQIEADYCIFIDGDCIPRADFVEAHLSHRRANCYISGSKVNLDPHVHAQITDYDIRTNRVFDIEFLAALDPKLWKSRYRLQRSRWNGLFNLLTYRYRMLNGSNASAWREDILKVNGFDETFGYGSDDREFGMRLSNAGVKSRWLKFSLVQLHQGHRGNPNHEQIRRNRRRFRKLFFTRQSWVPDGIDTILERERERRVKAA; translated from the coding sequence ATGATATATAGCACCACCGTCATCATTTCTACTTACAACCAACCGCAATCGCTGCGGAAGTGCTTGTTGGGCTTTTTGGCACAGACGGTGCGCAATTTTCAATTGGTCGTGGCCGATGACGGATCGGGGCCGGAAACGGCCATGCTGCTCCAGAAAAGAGAATTCGCGGGCCTTGGAATACAACATATTTGGCAACCAGACCTCGGTTGGCGAAGGCCGCGGGTGTTAAATCTTGCGCTGGCGCAAATCGAGGCCGATTATTGCATTTTCATCGATGGCGATTGCATCCCGCGGGCCGATTTTGTGGAAGCCCATTTGTCGCATCGCAGAGCGAATTGCTACATTTCGGGTTCGAAGGTCAACCTGGACCCGCACGTGCATGCCCAGATAACGGATTACGACATTCGCACCAATCGCGTTTTTGATATCGAATTTCTCGCCGCGCTTGATCCTAAACTTTGGAAATCGCGTTACCGTTTGCAGCGTTCCCGATGGAACGGCTTATTCAACCTGCTGACGTATCGTTACCGGATGCTGAACGGCTCGAATGCATCCGCGTGGCGAGAAGATATTCTCAAGGTGAATGGCTTTGACGAAACGTTTGGTTACGGGAGCGATGACCGTGAGTTTGGCATGCGTTTGTCCAACGCCGGAGTGAAATCTCGCTGGTTGAAGTTTTCTTTAGTCCAACTGCATCAAGGGCATCGCGGGAATCCCAACCACGAGCAGATTCGCCGTAATCGGCGACGGTTTCGCAAGTTATTTTTTACTCGTCAGTCGTGGGTTCCCGACGGAATTGACACCATTTTGGAGCGAGAACGGGAACGGCGGGTAAAGGCCGCGTAA